A genomic segment from Glycine soja cultivar W05 chromosome 20, ASM419377v2, whole genome shotgun sequence encodes:
- the LOC114402213 gene encoding AP2/ERF and B3 domain-containing transcription factor At1g50680-like, translated as MIGVEKVTICMRIEVLGLWYSWQISGVHESSDCSEIKFAFDAVVKRARHEENNAAAQKFKGVVSQQNGNWGAQIYAHQQRIWLGTFKSEREAAMAYDSASIKLRSGECHRNFPWNDQTVQEPQFQSHYSAETVLNMIRDGTYPSKFATFLKTRQTQKGVAKHIGLKGDDEEQFCCTQLFQKELTPSDVGKLNRLVIPKKHAVSYFPYVGGSADESGSVDVEAVFYDKLMRLWKFRYCYWKSSQSYVFTRGWNRFVKDKKLKAKDVIAFFTWGKSGGEGETFALIDVIYNNNAEEDSKGDTKQVLGNQLQLAGSEEGEDEDGNIGKDFNAQKGLRLFGVCIT; from the exons ATGATTGGAGTTGAGAAAGTGACAATTTGTATGAGAATAGAG GTTTTGGGTCTTTGGTATAGTTGGCAAATATCAGGAGTTCAT GAAAGTTCAGATTGTAGCGAAATCAAATTTGCATTCGACGCAGTAGTAAAACGCGCGAGGCATGAAGAGAATAATGCAGCAGCACAGAAGTTCAAAGGCGTTGTGTCTCAACAAAATGGGAACTGGGGTGCACAGATATATGCACACCAGCAGAGAATCTGGTTGGGGACCTTCAAATCTGAAAGAGAGGCTGCAATGGCTTATGACAGCGCCAGCATAAAACTTAGAAGCGGAGAGTGCCACAGAAACTTTCCATGGAACGACCAAACAGTTCAAGAGCCTCAGTTCCAAAGCCATTACAGCGCAGAAACAGTGCTAAACATGATTAGAGATGGCACCTATCCATCAAAATTTGCTACATTTCTCAAAACTCGTCAAACCCAAAAAGGCGTTGCGAAACACATAGGTCTGAAGGGTGATGACGAGGAACAGTTTTGTTGCACCCAACTTTTTCAGAAGGAATTAACACCAAGTGATGTGGGCAAGCTCAACAGGCTTGTCATCCCAAAGAAGCATGCAGTTAGCTATTTTCCTTACGTTGGTGGCAGTGCTGATGAGAGTGGTAGTGTTGACGTGGAGGCTGTGTTTTATGACAAACTCATGCGATTGTGGAAGTTCCGATACTGCTATTGGAAGAGCAGCCAAAGTTACGTGTTCACCAGAGGCTGGAATCGGTTTGTGAAGGATAAGAAGTTAAAGGCTAAAGATGTCATTGCGTTTTTTACGTGGGGAAAAAGTGGAGGAGAGGGAGAAACTTTTGCATTGATCGatgtaatttataataataatgcaGAAGAAGACAGCAAGGGAGACACCAAACAAGTTTTGGGAAACCAATTACAATTAGCTGGCAGTGAAGAAGGTGAAGATGAAGATGGAAACATTGGAAAGGATTTCAATGCACAAAAGGGTCTGAGGCTCTTTGGTGTGTGTATCACCTGA